The Juglans microcarpa x Juglans regia isolate MS1-56 chromosome 2D, Jm3101_v1.0, whole genome shotgun sequence DNA window cgtATAAATCATGAGCCGGACAGGAGAGCTTTCTTGCGCATGGTGACACTGATATGGAATATTTCaggtaattataatatatcaaagaTATGGTCTGTTTAAAGCATATCGTGCCCTATTCAAAGTTGGAAGTAAAccagttcttttttttcttcctaccATATTTGAAATCTTGCACGATTACGAAAATCCAAGCTGCATGCACTCTATATATGTGGTGCTCATGAAGACATGACATATTGCTGACTTTTAGGGCTGGCTGGTTTCGTATTTCTACAAATTTTGTCACATTTGCTGAAATTCATGTATTCACAAACTAAATTCAAAAACTTGAAATCTAGCTTTTTAAgactaaaattttgaaaattttgaaaactttcaaaactttttattttattattataatttttttaatttttcacacaaaataaaataaataatttaatttttttaaaatttaaaataaaaataatattaaaaaatatattttaacaatattttatttaattttttaactttaattttatcttatctctaaaaacaaatgaCACTTATGTGATTTCCATCATGACCACCAAAGCTAAAATATAGATATCCAATCAAATATAGATATCCAATCATACATTGACAGATCATCTTCATCAGATAGCTATGTCCAATAGCagcattacatatatatacatacgtgCATAGATATGCCGACTCATGCCTTTAGAAGCCGTCCAAAAGTCAACTCTGGTTGACTTGCTTGTACTTGATCATGAGCCTAATGATGATGTTACCCTGTATGAATATTTCTTCTGCTGAACTCAGATAGAAGAATTCCTTCGATCCCCGGCCCTTCTTTTTGTTTACCCTAATTAGCTGTAAACaagatttattaattttaccTATATACATTGTCGGCAAGAAATTAAAGCAAATAATTTATGAGAAACAGTACTTTTCTGTaattagaagagaaataaattaataaattaatacatGAGTGTATGAACTTCAACCATTTCGCTTTGAATTCTTAtctctctttaattttaataacGTATGTAAAATGCAGTTTTGAGTAGATATTTTAAGTAATCTTGATCCCTAGCTAGTCTCTTTCTTTGACCCTGGCCCGGCCTTcattttaattctatttatgCAGCTGGTTCCATGCATgcattgcaaaaaaaaaaaaaaaaaagattttttcaggaaaaaaaacaaaaacgcgCGCATAAAAGAATGCCGAGTAATACTCCATACACGACTGATCACGATCGAGCAAAgtcatctattttatattatgcatGACCAATATTATCATAAATGTGGATAAAGTATCAAACTATAGGATTTGAAataaaagagattatatatCGAAATTAATTATTGTGTACGATGTGGATGGTGTAGCATGACACTTCACCATCCACATCGTTTAAGTTATGCATATAAAGCACTTTATTAATTGTATTATCCACCTAAActtataaataagatttttcaatccaatgtatattttatatatatacgcacAACTTGCATGGGTACAAAAcagaatattacaaaaatatatgatattgaaGCTGTCAGGACAGCAAGATCACCATAAATCACAGGAATTCatgcaataaatattatagtacaTAAAGGAAGACGTGCTGATTCAGGAAAGCTACGTCGACGAGGGGAATTAATCACAGCGCGCCAAAGATGGGAAGTTGGGAGGGAACACACGGGAAGATCTAGCTATGTTTGGAAGTGTGTGCGGACGACATTCAAAGAATCATTTGCTATTTAATAATAAGTTTCTTTAAATTTCATGTAGCTATCTATTTATAAAGCCGGACCATAAAATATTTGGACTCTTTTGAAAgtttatgaattaatataaattcttttttagagTTTTATAACAATAGTGGgaattattttatatgcatgcttataaacaatattaattaataaatatggtACTGGATTCACAATCCAAATTTCACAGCACCAGAtccgctatatatatatagggaatgGTTAGATATCTCAATCCTTACTGACTAGAAAATATCAACTAGCTCGCGAGTTCTGGTCAATGAATGACGGGCTGAACTCAAGTTGCAGTCCAAGTTCATGAACCTGTACACATacccatcatcttcatcatgcTCTTCCCTGAAAAATCCGCACGTTTCATTTGACCATAAACCCGATCACCCCTGACCCCACACACgcatacagagagagagagagagagagagagagatttcctTGAAATTGTGGGCGCGAGGTGCGCTTTGGAGTTTGGCCTCTATTTGGGAACAGCACACATAAAGTGACTGCGTGCTGGCTTTGTCAGCCTCAcgtatatgttatatatatatagccgtTCCTGGCCTCGATATGTTGCTGTGCTTTGAGATCACAACAACAAAAGCAATACCCAGAAACCACAACAAAGGGTATATTGTGCCTGAAGATCATAATTACcccaaaaaacaacaaaaatggtGAGAGCTCCATGTTGTGAGAAGATGGGGCTGAAAAAAGGTCCTTGGACCTCTGAGGAAGATCAGATTCTGATCAATTACATTCAACTTTACGGCCATGGCAATTGGCGAGCACTTCCAAAACTAGCTGGTAATAATTAGTTGTAAAAACACCTCATGTTTCATTAGTTTCTCAGGAGAAATAATGAATGATCTTAAATCAATGAGCTTCTCTTCCATTAATTGCTATATGTCAGACATATTAATGTGGTTCTGAATCTTttgcatgcttttttttttttttaggtttacTAAGGTGTGGAAAGAGTTGCCGGCTCCGATGGACAAATTACCTGAGGCCAGACATCAAAAGAGGGAACTTTAGCAGAGAAGAAGAGGATGCCATCATAAACTTACACGAAATGTTAGGCAACAGGTTggtatacatacatacatagaaTATTTCCACTTCctttttgtctctatttttttcctgtCTGGGTTCATGCATTTATACGATTTAGGCTCGAGTTTGgtgcatatataatatagctaATTAACTTTAGTCATTTGCATTTGAACTTTGCTTCGACAATTTCAAGCATTAAACTCGTTTGATCTGAAACACATGATGGCTATTAATTAAGTTGAATTAATTCATCTAGAAATGACCCAAACAAATTAAACCCATTACGGAGTACCCATTTATCCACTTTAAgagttgctatatatatatatacatatgatgAATATTGGGTTGTGGAAATCATAATACCCtccattaattataattatccTTCCCTTATTTAGTGGGGCATTTCCTTTGTTTATTTAGGTTTGTGAAACATGTGGCCTGGggagtttatatataaaaagatatacaatatatatagggAACAAATGTATGTAGCACTACAAATCATATAATATAGTCATGATCAGTCATATCATAAAATATAGCAACTTTTTGTAGCTTTTTAAATAGTGCAAGACAAGATTTATCATCATCATTGCATCGTTAACTTTTGAGAACAAATTTATATCCTGATCCTTATATCTTTTTCAGATGGTCGGCAATCGCAGCGAGATTACCGGGACGGACAGACAATGAGATAAAAAATGTTTGGCACACCCACTTGAAAAAGAAGCTCAAGCAACACCAAGACATCCCAGCATCAGACAAAAGAAACGACACCAAAAGTACTGCACCCAAATGCTATCACGAGGCTAAAACTGAAGTAGAATCCATGAACTTTCCAAGTCCTGATCATCCAACATCCGAGAGTCCAGAACATCGACCAGTCTCCCCACAAGAGTGTTCGAGTGAGATGTCCACAGTGACAACCGGTGACAACAGTAGTATGTACCCGAAAGTCGAATCGCCGGGAGATTTCCCAGAAGTGGATGAGAATTTCTGGGCAGAGGTGTTGTGGACGGATGATTCGGGCGTGGAGAATGATTTTTCGGCTGTTGGCGGTGATCAAGAATTTCAAATTCCATTTTCTCCGATAATGACTATGGAACCTGTCCATCCATATGGTTCAAGCATGCATCATGATAACATGGATTTTTGGTTCGATATTTTCACAAGGACTTCGGAATTACCAGATCAGTTACCATAATTCTGACAGAAAGTGTTTGGTTAAAGCTGTCAACCTTTTTGTTCTGTGTGGGAAATGGATGTCCAACTTGTTGTTGATCCCAAGCTTGCAGCCAAGTGCGTCAAGATTTTCAGATTCATTGAGAGAATTAGAAGCAAAAACATGATTGTCAGACAGCAACATATATG harbors:
- the LOC121250773 gene encoding transcription factor MYB4; this translates as MVRAPCCEKMGLKKGPWTSEEDQILINYIQLYGHGNWRALPKLAGLLRCGKSCRLRWTNYLRPDIKRGNFSREEEDAIINLHEMLGNRWSAIAARLPGRTDNEIKNVWHTHLKKKLKQHQDIPASDKRNDTKSTAPKCYHEAKTEVESMNFPSPDHPTSESPEHRPVSPQECSSEMSTVTTGDNSSMYPKVESPGDFPEVDENFWAEVLWTDDSGVENDFSAVGGDQEFQIPFSPIMTMEPVHPYGSSMHHDNMDFWFDIFTRTSELPDQLP